A DNA window from Halichondria panicea chromosome 16, odHalPani1.1, whole genome shotgun sequence contains the following coding sequences:
- the LOC135349651 gene encoding eukaryotic translation initiation factor 5B-like, protein MGGKKKKSRSEPDQDWEAQLEAGAVTGEGTEPVVTVPTGGKKGKKKKKGFADLDDEDLEAMEAEILKGEKPPPVIENVEGDQPAPNKSKGQSTATAKTGEATADKIDGEQASSEIGKIDVNENGSERLSKKAKKKKKKGRIDAGLEAAGESEPLASSATASTPPAEKKPVELSITETSKATSIQPDKTSEASGGGASVTGEGGDDGGEEEVAKKKKKKKKAKEEEKKPVKRPGKGVPVGMIKKLQAAREEEERLRQEELLRLQKEEEEREQRILEKLRLEQERKERLKQKEREKKQRRKLEGKPVTKKEKEAEALRQARLALLKEQGIELPDKSDVGEKKKVVYGSRQRNKKTKIQLDSTEEKTVEPAEIPLTKSVATEDRAESAPVEAEEDDDDILDTWEDLKTDESESDDVEEQPESVVDVSSEDDSGAESESTSSEDSDDGEDEADFSPYDRAKRRIHNRRIDAEAARTEETLRSPVVCVLGHVDTGKTKILDKIRKTHVQDGEAGGITQQIGATFVPQDAIREQTKMLKEFSKVTIQLPGLLIIDTPGHESFSNLRTRGSSLCDIAVLVVDLMHGLEPQTLESINILMKGRTPFIIALNKIDRLFDWQRNPNSGVRETLKRQKTNTRDQFDEMVKVAVRQFAEKELNVALFWEKVDFSEYLPMVPTSAITGDGMGDLIALVVTYSQKLLSKQLMLSREVEAVVMEVKVISGLGTTVDVILRNGELKEGDTIILTGIDGPFVTTIRALLMPQPLRELRVKNAYLTPSKVIAAQGVKITAKGELDKTVAGTPLLVAHQQDEVDVLKDEASRAFKSALSAIKLQERGVYVQASTLGSLEALLEFLKQSKIPYCGVNIGPVHKRDVMKSSVMLEHDSQWAVILAFDVKVEREAQEMADGLGVKIFTADIIYHLFDAFLKHRQEYRDRKRKEFDNVAVFPCKLRILPECVFNTRDPIVVGVVVEAGVIRPGTPLTVPSKNFTDIGVVTSLEVNHKSVEVARQGVEVCIRIECTGDAPRLYGRHFDHTDTLVSKISRESIDAVKNYFREDMHANDWQLLIELKKTFGVL, encoded by the exons ATGGGtggaaagaaaaagaaaagcagATCTGAGCCAGACCA GGACTGGGAGGCTCAGTTGGAGGCTGGTGCTGTGACGGGGGAGGGTACTGAGCCAGTGGTAACTGTTCCCACTGGTGGAAAGAAGGggaaaaagaagaagaaagGATTCGCTGATCT TGATGATGAAGACCTAGAGGCTATGGAGGCGGAGATTCTGAAGGGAGAAAAACCACCCCCTGTAATTGAAAACGTTGAAGGTGACCAACCGGCACCAAACAAAAGCAAAGGTCAATCAACAGCCACGGCTAAAACAGGAGAGGCGACTGCAGACAAGATTGACGGAGAGCAGGCATCATCTGAGATTGGCAAAATCGATGTTAATGAAAATGGCAGTGAGAGACTTTCAAAGAAGGctaagaaaaagaaaaagaagggACGAATTGA TGCTGGCTTGGAAGCTGCGGGAGAATCTGAACCTCTTGCCTCATCTGCAACTGCTAGCACACCCCCTGCCGAAAAGAAACCTGTGGAATTGTCTATAACAGAGACGAGCAAGGCGACAAGTATACAACCAGACAAGACCTCGGAGGCGTCTGGTGGTGGAGCAAGTGTGACGGGTGAGGGTGGTGATGATGGCGGAGAAGAGGAGGTAgccaagaagaagaagaaaaagaagaaagcCAAAGAAGAAGAGAAGAAGCCAGTCAAGCGTCCTGGTAAGGGAGTGCCAGTTGGCATGATAAAGAAACTGCAGGCTGCTCGGGAAGAGGAGGAGAGACTGCGACAGGAAGAACTTCTACGTCTACAGAAGGAAGAAGAAGAACGAGAGCAGAGAATACTGGAAAAG CTTCGACTGGAGCAAGAACGTAAGGAACGCCTGAAGCAGAAGGAGCGAGAGAAGAAGCAACGACGTAAATTGGAAGGCAAGCCAGTCACCAAGAAGGAGAAAGAAGCTGAGGCACTGCGACAGGCAAGACTGGCCTTACTCAAGGAGCAAG GCATTGAACTTCCTGACAAGAGTGACGTTGGAGAGAAGAAAAAAGTGGTCTACGGCAGCAGGCAGAGGAACAAGAAAACCAAGATCCAACTTGACA GTACTGAAGAGAAAACTGTTGAACCAGCAGAAAttcctctaaccaaaagtgtggCCACGGAAGAtcgtgctgagtcagcaccaGTTGAAGCAGAAGAGGAT gatgacGACATTCTAGATACCTGGGAGGACTTGAAAACTGACGAGTCTGAGAGCGACGACGTTGAGGAACAACCAGAAagt GTAGTGGACGTCTCCTCCGAGGATGATAGTGGGGCGGAGTCAGAAAGCACCTCCTCTGAAGACAGTGACGACGGAGAGGATGAAGCTGATTTCTCACCGTACGACAGGGCAAAGAGaagaatacat AACCGGCGTATTGATGCTGAGGCTGCCCGCACTGAAGAGACTCTACGCTCTCCTGTGGTGTGTGTCCTCGGTCATGTCGACACAGGGAAAACAAAGATTTTGGACAAGATAAGGAAGACCCACGTCCAGGATGGAGAGGCGGGTGGCATTACCCAGCAGATAGGGGCCACCTTCGTACCCCAGGATGCCATTCGAGAGCAGACCAAGATGCTAAAAGAG TTTTCGAAAGTGACTATTCAACTTCCTGGGCTGCTCATCATCGACACTCCTGGTCACGAGTCTTTCAG CAACCTTCGCACCCGAGGGTCTTCACTGTGTGACATAGCAGTCCTAGTGGTAGACCTGATGCACGGTCTAGAGCCACAAACACTGGAGTCAATCAACATCCTCATGAAGGGAAGGACCCCGTTCATTATAGCCCTCAATAAG ATTGACCGTCTGTTTGACTGGCAACGCAACCCTAACTCTGGAGTGAGGGAGACCCTCAAGAGACAGAAGACCAACACCAGGGACCAGTTCGACGAGATGGTCAAGGTGGCTGTCAGGCAGTTTGCTGAGAAG GAATTGAATGTGGCGTTGTTTTGGGAGAAGGTTGACTTCAGTGAGTACCTCCCCATGGTACCCACCTCAGCCATAACTGGTGACGGGATGGGGGACCTCATTGCTCTGGTGGTCACCTATTCTCAGAAACTGCTCTCCAAACAGCTCATGCTTTCCAGGGAGGTCGAGGCTGTCGTTATGGAG GTGAAAGTGATCAGTGGACTGGGCACAACAGTGGACGTCATCCTCCGTAACGGAGAGCTGAAGGAAGGGGATACTATCATACTCACAGGGATCGACGGACCGTTCGTTACCACTATCAGGGCTCTGCTCATGCCACAACCTCTGAGGGAGCTGAGGGTTAAAAATGCCTACCTAACCCCCTCGAAAGTGATTGCTGCTCAGGGGGTTAAAATCACGGCTAAGGGGGAGCTGGATAAGACAGTAGCAGGGACCCCCCTACTTGTCGCCCATCAGCAGGATGAGGTGGATGTACTCaag GATGAGGCTAGTCGGGCGTTCAAGTCTGCTCTGAGTGCTATCAAGCTGCAAGAGAGAGGTGTGTATGTGCAGGCCTCCACTCTCGGATCACTGGAGGCTCTGTTAGAGTTTCTCAAACAGTCTAAAATACCG TACTGTGGTGTGAACATTGGGCCCGTACATAAACGAGACGTGATGAAGTCCTCTGTCATGCTGGAGCACGACAGCCA GTGGGCAGTCATCTTGGCGTTTGACGTCAAAGTGGAGCGAGAAGCACAGGAAATGGCAGATGGTTTGGGTGTCAAGATATTCACGGCTGACATCATCTATCACTTGTTTGATGCCTTCCTCAAACATAGACAG GAATATCGGGACCGGAAGAGAAAGGAATTTGATAACGTTGCCGTGTTCCCTTGCAAGCTAAGAATCTTACCTGAATGTGTGTTCAACACCCGAGACCCAAttgtagtgggtgtggttgtggAGGCGGGTGTTATCAGACCAGGCACTCCCCTCACTGTGCCAAGCAAAAAT TTTACAGACATTGGTGTGGTGACTAGCCTGGAGGTGAACCACAAGAGTGTGGAGGTGGCCAGACAGGGGGTGGAGGTGTGCATCAGAATAGAGTGCACGGGGGATGCTCCACGTCTCTATGGGAGACACTTTGACCACACTGACACTCTTGTCAGTAAG ATCAGCCGTGAGAGTATTGATGCCGTGAAGAACTATTTCAGAGAAGACATGCATGCCAATGACTGGCAACTTTTAATTGAACTCAAGAAAACGTTTGGAGTTCTCTGA
- the LOC135349653 gene encoding uncharacterized protein LOC135349653 isoform X1: MTPFTLRRLKSLVLSQLPAKYEALSAGRDSVDVVQRHDVEEVEELLGDIAKNEKYPDDAQIEKNDIVDDLEDERLALKQKDADERLALVQQLDMDEFDDAKEMNESPAKAESNSNENVVIEQDEPYNVITEDDGGAKSMTYEEEMAFKDELDAKMEEHQAIEDYGDEQQETDPKIDDELVAKESSIIEEPDQTAEIEINSASLVTRYAGMGYNLLQANPEGDFNRGGVDPGIKTTRFVFKQTYSQGNNIFYQGRRMQVPDQVTFHQTHSCVQTHSTKAYSGQASYRKELSLNVEAAASYNGLLFSARFALSSGMQRAQASTTTSHSVIVQETKNCNYAQTRYKLANALSGAHGYELTENFKNAIRLLPSTYSAREYTQFLDNWGTHILEEVAVGTRSIKRMQASYNQVYSFLSQQDSNAISVSGSYGRGSGSVSIDINTLNQRVNQNTRFGRQMQLINIGTQQVPLPLHVKVVPISIALNDHLWDEASLTVIRRKKVHMKKALVDYPANKRARIGADPPISLQVHWPNGKYSMLETTHGCPSGWSSGWRYQDNEDRRNANRWSPSNIASYLKFGTGSNFKTYYCTKTHINLVNDNVFIWPRGKYCIARHGGSCPSHFYSGFRYWDDEDRRNANTKQGVLPDGSYGGNTKTEYCCRSDGNAHTEVLLPPTRPFVLYRYQGTCQKVKGMNNRSLYIYFDDEDSRNANRCGGHYSDGSCGGNHELHLCYYTPR, from the exons ATGACACCCTTCACACTGCGGAGACTCAAGTCTTTAGTGTTGAGTCAGCTCCCGGCCAAG TACGAAGCATTGTCAGCTGGCAGAGACTCAGTGGACGTTGTACAGAGACATG atGTCGAAGAGGTGGAAGAACTATTGGGAGACATTGCCAAGAATGAGAAATATCCTGATGATGCCCAAATTGAGAAGAATGATATAG TTGATGATTTAGAAGATGAGCGTTTAGCACTCAAGCAAAAAGATGCAGATGAACGGCTTGCACTAGTTCAACAGCTGGATATGGACGAGTTTGATGATGCAAAAGAAATGAATGAGAGTCCTG CAAAAGCAGAGAGTAACAGCAATGAAAACGTTGTGATAGAACAGGATGAGCCATACAACGTAATAACAGAAGACGATGGTGGAGCAAAGT CAATGACATACGAGGAAGAGATGGCATTTAAAGATGAGCTCGATGCTAAAATGGAAGAACATCAAG CAATTGAAGATTATGGTGATGAGCAACAAGAAACTGACCCCAAGATTGATGATGAATTAGTTGCCAAAGAGAGTAGTATAA ttgaaGAGCCCGATCAAACAGCTGAAATAGAAATAAATTCTGCTTCCTTGGTGACAAGATATGCTGGAATGGGCTACAACCTTCTGCAAGCCAATCCAGAAGGAGACTTTAATCGCGGTGGGGTCGACCCTGGAATCAAAACAACTCGATTTGTATTCAAACAAACGTACAGTCAGGGGAATAACATATTCTACCAAGGAAGAAGAATGCAAGTACCTGATCAAGTGACGTTCCACCAAACGCATAGCTGTGTTCAGACACATTCGACCAAAGCTTACAGTGGACAAGCCAGTTACAGGAAAGAGCTCTCACTCAATGTGGAAGCTGCCG CCTCCTACAATGGACTTTTATTTTCAGCGAGGTTTGCACTTAGCAGTG GAATGCAAAGAGCCCAAGCTTCGACCACAACTTCCCATTCAGTTATTGTTCAGGAAACAAAAAATTGTAACTATGCACAAACACGATACAAACTGGCCAATGCTCTGAGTGGTGCACATGGATATGAGCTGACAGAGAACTTCAAAAATGCAATTAGGCTGCTTCCTTCAACGTACTCTGCAAGGGAGTACACTCAATTCCTTGATAACTGGGGAACT CATATCCTTGAAGAGGTTGCTGTAGGAACAAGAAGTATCAAAAGAATGCAGGCATCTTACAATCAAGTGTATTCATTCTTGAGTCAACAG GACTCAAATGCTATAAGTGTCAGTGGGAGCTATGGTCGTGGTAGTGGATCAGTCTCTATTGATATCAACACTCTGAACCAGAGAGTCAACCAGAACACACGTTTTGGACGACAGATGCAACTTATTAATATTGGAACCCAGCAAGTTCCTCTGCCTCTTCATGTGAAAGTAGTACCCATTTCAATAGCTTTGAATGATCATCTTTGGGATGAAGCTAGTCTGACTGTAATCAGGAGGAAAAAAGTCCACATGAAGAAGGCTCTGGTCGACTATCCAGCAAACAAACGAGCTAGGATCGGTGCTG ATCCTCCAATAAGTCTTCAGGTACACTGGCCAAATGGAAAATACTCAATGCTCGAAACCACACACGGATGCCCCTCAGGATGGTCCAGTGGGTGGAGATATCAGGACAACGAAGACAGGCGCAATGCAAATCGATGGAGCCCGTCTAACATTGCTTCTTACCTTAAATTTGGCACTGGAAGCAATTTCAAAACGTATTACTGCACGAAGACGCATATTAATCTCGTGAACGACAATGTATTTATTTGGCCGAGGGGAAAGTACTGCATTGCTCGACACGGTGGCAGCTGCCCCAGTCATTTCTACTCCGGCTTTCGATACTGGGACGATGAAGATAGGAGAAATGCTAATACCAAACAAGGTGTACTCCCTGATGGCTCTTATGGAGGTAACACAAAGACCGAGTACTGCTGCAGAAGCGATGGTAACGCCCATACTGAGGTTCTTCTCCCTCCAACAAGGCCTTTTGTTCTTTATCGCTATCAGGGCACTTGTCAGAAAGTCAAAGGAATGAACAACCGAAGTCTCTACATATATTTTGACGATGAAGACAGTCGCAATGCTAATAGATGTGGAGGGCACTATTCCGATGGTTCTTGTGGTGGAAATCACGAGCTTCATCTCTGCTACTACACACCACGCTAG
- the LOC135349653 gene encoding uncharacterized protein LOC135349653 isoform X2 — MKYSAILGILLPLALAVMAAANPANPDVEEVEELLGDIAKNEKYPDDAQIEKNDIVDDLEDERLALKQKDADERLALVQQLDMDEFDDAKEMNESPAKAESNSNENVVIEQDEPYNVITEDDGGAKSMTYEEEMAFKDELDAKMEEHQAIEDYGDEQQETDPKIDDELVAKESSIIEEPDQTAEIEINSASLVTRYAGMGYNLLQANPEGDFNRGGVDPGIKTTRFVFKQTYSQGNNIFYQGRRMQVPDQVTFHQTHSCVQTHSTKAYSGQASYRKELSLNVEAAASYNGLLFSARFALSSGMQRAQASTTTSHSVIVQETKNCNYAQTRYKLANALSGAHGYELTENFKNAIRLLPSTYSAREYTQFLDNWGTHILEEVAVGTRSIKRMQASYNQVYSFLSQQDSNAISVSGSYGRGSGSVSIDINTLNQRVNQNTRFGRQMQLINIGTQQVPLPLHVKVVPISIALNDHLWDEASLTVIRRKKVHMKKALVDYPANKRARIGADPPISLQVHWPNGKYSMLETTHGCPSGWSSGWRYQDNEDRRNANRWSPSNIASYLKFGTGSNFKTYYCTKTHINLVNDNVFIWPRGKYCIARHGGSCPSHFYSGFRYWDDEDRRNANTKQGVLPDGSYGGNTKTEYCCRSDGNAHTEVLLPPTRPFVLYRYQGTCQKVKGMNNRSLYIYFDDEDSRNANRCGGHYSDGSCGGNHELHLCYYTPR, encoded by the exons ATGAAGTATTCTGCCATTTTAGGCATTCTTTTGCCCCTTGCTCTGGCAGTAATGGCTGCAGCCAACCCTGCAAACCCAG atGTCGAAGAGGTGGAAGAACTATTGGGAGACATTGCCAAGAATGAGAAATATCCTGATGATGCCCAAATTGAGAAGAATGATATAG TTGATGATTTAGAAGATGAGCGTTTAGCACTCAAGCAAAAAGATGCAGATGAACGGCTTGCACTAGTTCAACAGCTGGATATGGACGAGTTTGATGATGCAAAAGAAATGAATGAGAGTCCTG CAAAAGCAGAGAGTAACAGCAATGAAAACGTTGTGATAGAACAGGATGAGCCATACAACGTAATAACAGAAGACGATGGTGGAGCAAAGT CAATGACATACGAGGAAGAGATGGCATTTAAAGATGAGCTCGATGCTAAAATGGAAGAACATCAAG CAATTGAAGATTATGGTGATGAGCAACAAGAAACTGACCCCAAGATTGATGATGAATTAGTTGCCAAAGAGAGTAGTATAA ttgaaGAGCCCGATCAAACAGCTGAAATAGAAATAAATTCTGCTTCCTTGGTGACAAGATATGCTGGAATGGGCTACAACCTTCTGCAAGCCAATCCAGAAGGAGACTTTAATCGCGGTGGGGTCGACCCTGGAATCAAAACAACTCGATTTGTATTCAAACAAACGTACAGTCAGGGGAATAACATATTCTACCAAGGAAGAAGAATGCAAGTACCTGATCAAGTGACGTTCCACCAAACGCATAGCTGTGTTCAGACACATTCGACCAAAGCTTACAGTGGACAAGCCAGTTACAGGAAAGAGCTCTCACTCAATGTGGAAGCTGCCG CCTCCTACAATGGACTTTTATTTTCAGCGAGGTTTGCACTTAGCAGTG GAATGCAAAGAGCCCAAGCTTCGACCACAACTTCCCATTCAGTTATTGTTCAGGAAACAAAAAATTGTAACTATGCACAAACACGATACAAACTGGCCAATGCTCTGAGTGGTGCACATGGATATGAGCTGACAGAGAACTTCAAAAATGCAATTAGGCTGCTTCCTTCAACGTACTCTGCAAGGGAGTACACTCAATTCCTTGATAACTGGGGAACT CATATCCTTGAAGAGGTTGCTGTAGGAACAAGAAGTATCAAAAGAATGCAGGCATCTTACAATCAAGTGTATTCATTCTTGAGTCAACAG GACTCAAATGCTATAAGTGTCAGTGGGAGCTATGGTCGTGGTAGTGGATCAGTCTCTATTGATATCAACACTCTGAACCAGAGAGTCAACCAGAACACACGTTTTGGACGACAGATGCAACTTATTAATATTGGAACCCAGCAAGTTCCTCTGCCTCTTCATGTGAAAGTAGTACCCATTTCAATAGCTTTGAATGATCATCTTTGGGATGAAGCTAGTCTGACTGTAATCAGGAGGAAAAAAGTCCACATGAAGAAGGCTCTGGTCGACTATCCAGCAAACAAACGAGCTAGGATCGGTGCTG ATCCTCCAATAAGTCTTCAGGTACACTGGCCAAATGGAAAATACTCAATGCTCGAAACCACACACGGATGCCCCTCAGGATGGTCCAGTGGGTGGAGATATCAGGACAACGAAGACAGGCGCAATGCAAATCGATGGAGCCCGTCTAACATTGCTTCTTACCTTAAATTTGGCACTGGAAGCAATTTCAAAACGTATTACTGCACGAAGACGCATATTAATCTCGTGAACGACAATGTATTTATTTGGCCGAGGGGAAAGTACTGCATTGCTCGACACGGTGGCAGCTGCCCCAGTCATTTCTACTCCGGCTTTCGATACTGGGACGATGAAGATAGGAGAAATGCTAATACCAAACAAGGTGTACTCCCTGATGGCTCTTATGGAGGTAACACAAAGACCGAGTACTGCTGCAGAAGCGATGGTAACGCCCATACTGAGGTTCTTCTCCCTCCAACAAGGCCTTTTGTTCTTTATCGCTATCAGGGCACTTGTCAGAAAGTCAAAGGAATGAACAACCGAAGTCTCTACATATATTTTGACGATGAAGACAGTCGCAATGCTAATAGATGTGGAGGGCACTATTCCGATGGTTCTTGTGGTGGAAATCACGAGCTTCATCTCTGCTACTACACACCACGCTAG
- the LOC135349653 gene encoding uncharacterized protein LOC135349653 isoform X3, with the protein MQYEALSAGRDSVDVVQRHDVEEVEELLGDIAKNEKYPDDAQIEKNDIVDDLEDERLALKQKDADERLALVQQLDMDEFDDAKEMNESPAKAESNSNENVVIEQDEPYNVITEDDGGAKSMTYEEEMAFKDELDAKMEEHQAIEDYGDEQQETDPKIDDELVAKESSIIEEPDQTAEIEINSASLVTRYAGMGYNLLQANPEGDFNRGGVDPGIKTTRFVFKQTYSQGNNIFYQGRRMQVPDQVTFHQTHSCVQTHSTKAYSGQASYRKELSLNVEAAASYNGLLFSARFALSSGMQRAQASTTTSHSVIVQETKNCNYAQTRYKLANALSGAHGYELTENFKNAIRLLPSTYSAREYTQFLDNWGTHILEEVAVGTRSIKRMQASYNQVYSFLSQQDSNAISVSGSYGRGSGSVSIDINTLNQRVNQNTRFGRQMQLINIGTQQVPLPLHVKVVPISIALNDHLWDEASLTVIRRKKVHMKKALVDYPANKRARIGADPPISLQVHWPNGKYSMLETTHGCPSGWSSGWRYQDNEDRRNANRWSPSNIASYLKFGTGSNFKTYYCTKTHINLVNDNVFIWPRGKYCIARHGGSCPSHFYSGFRYWDDEDRRNANTKQGVLPDGSYGGNTKTEYCCRSDGNAHTEVLLPPTRPFVLYRYQGTCQKVKGMNNRSLYIYFDDEDSRNANRCGGHYSDGSCGGNHELHLCYYTPR; encoded by the exons ATGCAGTACGAAGCATTGTCAGCTGGCAGAGACTCAGTGGACGTTGTACAGAGACATG atGTCGAAGAGGTGGAAGAACTATTGGGAGACATTGCCAAGAATGAGAAATATCCTGATGATGCCCAAATTGAGAAGAATGATATAG TTGATGATTTAGAAGATGAGCGTTTAGCACTCAAGCAAAAAGATGCAGATGAACGGCTTGCACTAGTTCAACAGCTGGATATGGACGAGTTTGATGATGCAAAAGAAATGAATGAGAGTCCTG CAAAAGCAGAGAGTAACAGCAATGAAAACGTTGTGATAGAACAGGATGAGCCATACAACGTAATAACAGAAGACGATGGTGGAGCAAAGT CAATGACATACGAGGAAGAGATGGCATTTAAAGATGAGCTCGATGCTAAAATGGAAGAACATCAAG CAATTGAAGATTATGGTGATGAGCAACAAGAAACTGACCCCAAGATTGATGATGAATTAGTTGCCAAAGAGAGTAGTATAA ttgaaGAGCCCGATCAAACAGCTGAAATAGAAATAAATTCTGCTTCCTTGGTGACAAGATATGCTGGAATGGGCTACAACCTTCTGCAAGCCAATCCAGAAGGAGACTTTAATCGCGGTGGGGTCGACCCTGGAATCAAAACAACTCGATTTGTATTCAAACAAACGTACAGTCAGGGGAATAACATATTCTACCAAGGAAGAAGAATGCAAGTACCTGATCAAGTGACGTTCCACCAAACGCATAGCTGTGTTCAGACACATTCGACCAAAGCTTACAGTGGACAAGCCAGTTACAGGAAAGAGCTCTCACTCAATGTGGAAGCTGCCG CCTCCTACAATGGACTTTTATTTTCAGCGAGGTTTGCACTTAGCAGTG GAATGCAAAGAGCCCAAGCTTCGACCACAACTTCCCATTCAGTTATTGTTCAGGAAACAAAAAATTGTAACTATGCACAAACACGATACAAACTGGCCAATGCTCTGAGTGGTGCACATGGATATGAGCTGACAGAGAACTTCAAAAATGCAATTAGGCTGCTTCCTTCAACGTACTCTGCAAGGGAGTACACTCAATTCCTTGATAACTGGGGAACT CATATCCTTGAAGAGGTTGCTGTAGGAACAAGAAGTATCAAAAGAATGCAGGCATCTTACAATCAAGTGTATTCATTCTTGAGTCAACAG GACTCAAATGCTATAAGTGTCAGTGGGAGCTATGGTCGTGGTAGTGGATCAGTCTCTATTGATATCAACACTCTGAACCAGAGAGTCAACCAGAACACACGTTTTGGACGACAGATGCAACTTATTAATATTGGAACCCAGCAAGTTCCTCTGCCTCTTCATGTGAAAGTAGTACCCATTTCAATAGCTTTGAATGATCATCTTTGGGATGAAGCTAGTCTGACTGTAATCAGGAGGAAAAAAGTCCACATGAAGAAGGCTCTGGTCGACTATCCAGCAAACAAACGAGCTAGGATCGGTGCTG ATCCTCCAATAAGTCTTCAGGTACACTGGCCAAATGGAAAATACTCAATGCTCGAAACCACACACGGATGCCCCTCAGGATGGTCCAGTGGGTGGAGATATCAGGACAACGAAGACAGGCGCAATGCAAATCGATGGAGCCCGTCTAACATTGCTTCTTACCTTAAATTTGGCACTGGAAGCAATTTCAAAACGTATTACTGCACGAAGACGCATATTAATCTCGTGAACGACAATGTATTTATTTGGCCGAGGGGAAAGTACTGCATTGCTCGACACGGTGGCAGCTGCCCCAGTCATTTCTACTCCGGCTTTCGATACTGGGACGATGAAGATAGGAGAAATGCTAATACCAAACAAGGTGTACTCCCTGATGGCTCTTATGGAGGTAACACAAAGACCGAGTACTGCTGCAGAAGCGATGGTAACGCCCATACTGAGGTTCTTCTCCCTCCAACAAGGCCTTTTGTTCTTTATCGCTATCAGGGCACTTGTCAGAAAGTCAAAGGAATGAACAACCGAAGTCTCTACATATATTTTGACGATGAAGACAGTCGCAATGCTAATAGATGTGGAGGGCACTATTCCGATGGTTCTTGTGGTGGAAATCACGAGCTTCATCTCTGCTACTACACACCACGCTAG